One window from the genome of Mesorhizobium loti encodes:
- a CDS encoding single-strand binding protein/primosomal replication protein n — protein sequence MRTTNLFILRGRVGQQPKAFGKAAKINVATDRVWTDSNGKRQEETDWVTGTLVNEKVAEWALANVGKADAVYAECRVTDGGSYKKDGETIYTTDIFANAFHKLDLGHRDDAEI from the coding sequence TTGAGAACGACGAACCTGTTCATTCTGCGCGGCCGCGTCGGCCAGCAGCCGAAAGCCTTCGGCAAAGCCGCGAAAATCAATGTGGCGACCGATCGAGTGTGGACCGACAGCAATGGCAAGCGTCAGGAAGAGACCGACTGGGTCACGGGGACGCTGGTCAACGAAAAGGTCGCGGAGTGGGCGCTCGCCAATGTCGGCAAAGCCGACGCCGTCTACGCCGAATGCCGTGTTACCGACGGTGGTTCCTACAAAAAGGATGGCGAGACCATTTACACGACGGACATCTTCGCCAACGCCTTCCACAAGCTCGATCTGGGCCATCGCGATGACGCTGAGATTTGA
- a CDS encoding Phasin, with amino-acid sequence MSKITRKTETIENADFPTFDPSKAIEQGRAVAEQGVEQSKEVFSKLNSDAGAQKAFEPTFETAKTTGNEIILRTIADLQANAEAAFTHLEALVAAKSPSEFFELQTAFLHKQIEKSADQAKALQELMLRATEDVSKPIKDVFEKALKVRKAA; translated from the coding sequence ATGTCCAAGATCACCCGTAAGACCGAAACGATCGAAAACGCCGACTTCCCTACCTTCGACCCGTCAAAGGCTATCGAGCAAGGTCGCGCCGTCGCCGAACAGGGTGTTGAGCAGTCGAAAGAAGTATTTTCCAAATTGAATTCGGACGCCGGAGCTCAAAAGGCTTTCGAGCCAACCTTTGAGACGGCCAAGACCACCGGCAACGAGATAATCCTGAGGACGATTGCCGATCTGCAAGCCAATGCCGAAGCCGCCTTCACGCACCTTGAAGCACTGGTTGCCGCGAAGTCGCCGTCCGAGTTCTTCGAACTGCAGACCGCGTTCCTACACAAACAGATCGAAAAGTCCGCCGATCAGGCCAAGGCCCTCCAGGAATTGATGTTGAGAGCTACCGAGGACGTGTCCAAGCCGATCAAGGATGTCTTTGAGAAGGCTTTGAAGGTGCGGAAGGCCGCCTGA
- a CDS encoding glucosamine--fructose-6-phosphateaminotransferase has product MCGIVGILGKQAVATKVLQALRRLEYRGYDSAGIATLEGGLLTRRRAEGKLRNLEVRLSMEPLDGLIGIGHTRWATHGKPSETNAHPHATAKLAVVHNGIIENFRELRAELQADGCVFNTETDTEIVAHLVTRELDRGRTPVEAVGASLPLLRGAFALAFLFQGEEDLLIGARKGSPLAVGIGDGEMYLGSDAIALAPFTSLIAYLEEGDWVVLNREGATFYDKANVPVERSAQPVAVGAFLVDKGNHRYFMAKEIYEQPEVVSRTLTQYVDMATGSVRLPIDIDVDWKALTRVSISGCGTAYYAGLTAKYWFEHLARLPVEIDVASEFRYREAPLPENGLALFISQSGETADTLACLRYARQEKQTVLSVVNVATSTIARESHSVAPTLAGPEIGVASTKGFTCQLTVLACLAVAAARSRGMLSKEAATRHVKSLIRLPGLFAKALELEPQIEKLSHTLAKARHALYLGRGTSFPLAMEGALKLKEISYIHAEGYPAGELKHGPIALIDKDMPIIVIAPHDALFEKTASNMQEVAARGGRIILITDSRGAAECGITPETTIIMPDMDSLFASIVYALPIQMIAYHTAAFMGLDVDQPRNLAKSVTVE; this is encoded by the coding sequence ATGTGCGGCATTGTTGGAATTCTGGGCAAGCAAGCAGTTGCGACGAAGGTGCTGCAAGCGTTGCGGCGGCTTGAATATCGCGGCTATGACTCGGCTGGCATCGCTACGCTTGAAGGCGGGCTGCTCACGCGCCGACGGGCCGAAGGCAAGCTAAGAAATCTCGAAGTTCGGCTCTCGATGGAACCGCTCGACGGGTTGATAGGTATCGGCCACACTCGATGGGCGACGCACGGTAAACCCAGCGAGACCAATGCCCATCCGCACGCTACTGCGAAGCTTGCAGTCGTTCACAACGGCATCATTGAGAATTTTCGTGAATTGCGGGCTGAATTGCAGGCGGACGGCTGTGTATTTAACACTGAAACCGACACCGAGATCGTTGCACATCTCGTCACACGCGAACTCGATCGCGGCAGAACCCCGGTCGAAGCCGTCGGAGCATCCCTGCCTCTGCTGCGTGGCGCTTTCGCGCTCGCCTTCCTTTTCCAGGGCGAGGAAGACCTGCTCATCGGAGCGCGCAAGGGCTCGCCGCTGGCCGTCGGCATCGGGGACGGTGAGATGTATCTCGGGTCGGACGCGATCGCGCTTGCGCCCTTCACGAGTCTCATCGCTTATCTGGAAGAGGGCGATTGGGTCGTTCTCAACCGTGAGGGCGCTACCTTCTATGACAAGGCCAATGTGCCGGTCGAACGCAGCGCGCAGCCGGTCGCCGTGGGCGCGTTCCTGGTCGACAAAGGCAATCACCGTTATTTCATGGCAAAGGAAATCTACGAGCAGCCAGAAGTGGTCAGCCGCACGCTGACGCAATATGTCGATATGGCCACAGGCAGCGTCCGATTGCCCATCGACATCGATGTCGACTGGAAGGCCCTGACACGCGTTTCGATTTCAGGCTGCGGCACGGCCTATTATGCAGGGTTGACCGCCAAATACTGGTTCGAGCACCTCGCGCGCCTACCGGTCGAAATCGACGTTGCCTCCGAGTTCCGCTATCGCGAGGCACCTTTACCGGAAAACGGCCTTGCGCTTTTCATCTCGCAATCAGGTGAAACGGCCGACACCTTGGCCTGCCTGCGCTATGCGCGACAAGAGAAACAAACTGTCCTTTCGGTGGTGAACGTAGCGACCTCGACGATAGCGCGGGAGAGCCACTCGGTTGCGCCCACACTTGCAGGCCCAGAGATCGGAGTCGCTTCAACCAAGGGCTTTACCTGTCAGCTGACGGTACTGGCTTGTCTCGCCGTCGCAGCGGCACGAAGCCGCGGCATGCTTTCCAAAGAGGCCGCAACTCGTCATGTCAAAAGTCTTATCAGGCTGCCAGGTCTTTTCGCAAAGGCGCTAGAACTGGAACCACAGATCGAGAAGCTGAGTCATACGCTCGCCAAGGCCCGGCACGCGCTTTATCTTGGTCGTGGGACGAGCTTCCCACTGGCCATGGAAGGTGCATTGAAGCTAAAAGAGATCAGCTACATTCATGCAGAAGGCTATCCGGCCGGAGAGCTCAAGCATGGTCCCATCGCGTTGATCGATAAGGACATGCCGATCATCGTCATTGCCCCGCATGACGCGCTCTTCGAGAAGACAGCCTCGAACATGCAAGAGGTCGCGGCGCGCGGCGGCCGCATTATTCTGATTACGGATTCGAGGGGCGCGGCCGAATGTGGCATTACTCCTGAAACGACCATCATCATGCCGGATATGGACTCGCTGTTTGCTTCGATTGTCTATGCGCTGCCGATCCAAATGATCGCTTACCATACGGCCGCATTCATGGGCTTAGACGTCGACCAGCCACGCAATCTTGCGAAGTCCGTTACCGTCGAATAG
- a CDS encoding RNA polymerase-associated protein RapA: MRAGRVARDGRAGMAFAAIVLITDVATARLAGASHFGGFVMAMISTIVHELLGMFADEESPALADPEIWEAG, encoded by the coding sequence ATGCGTGCCGGCAGGGTCGCCCGTGATGGTCGGGCTGGCATGGCCTTTGCCGCGATCGTTCTGATAACAGACGTTGCAACCGCCAGATTGGCCGGCGCGTCCCACTTTGGAGGCTTTGTCATGGCTATGATTTCCACGATCGTGCACGAACTGCTCGGCATGTTTGCCGACGAAGAATCTCCGGCACTGGCTGACCCCGAGATCTGGGAGGCTGGGTGA
- a CDS encoding MucR family transcriptional regulator, producing the protein MPGEPSNNMIELTADIVAAYVQKNAVPVAGLPDLIASVNSALSNIGGSAPITEPAPKPAVNPKKSVFPDYIISLEDGRKYKSLKRHLATSHGLTPDEYRTRWGLPKDYPMVAPSYSATRSALAKSLGLGRKPVPAKKPAAKRKAKA; encoded by the coding sequence ATGCCCGGGGAACCAAGCAATAATATGATTGAACTTACTGCCGATATCGTTGCCGCCTATGTCCAGAAAAACGCGGTGCCAGTCGCTGGATTGCCTGATTTGATCGCGAGCGTGAATTCGGCACTGTCTAATATTGGTGGGTCAGCTCCCATCACAGAACCCGCCCCTAAGCCAGCAGTCAATCCCAAAAAGTCAGTGTTTCCGGACTATATTATTAGCCTCGAAGACGGTAGGAAATACAAGTCGCTCAAGCGCCATCTTGCGACCAGTCATGGGCTGACGCCTGACGAATACCGGACGAGATGGGGTTTGCCGAAAGACTATCCCATGGTTGCGCCGAGTTATTCGGCGACCCGATCGGCTTTGGCAAAGTCGCTGGGTTTGGGCAGGAAGCCAGTTCCAGCCAAAAAACCTGCCGCGAAACGCAAAGCGAAGGCCTGA
- a CDS encoding Protein required for attachment to host cells, which yields MIVAHGTVVAVTDGEKLRIFCNKGHEPQIDLVELPELALHVGDTGSAGRHRGSTANPDGCRPRDDDFAAAVAASLNREAQMKAFEHLVVIADPRTLGKLRKHFRAPLRSRLVGELAKDLAKHSAKAIQDTLAAAGVSRPIFPDLLELFRRTPEASPGSPKRGSL from the coding sequence ATGATTGTGGCTCATGGTACGGTTGTTGCGGTAACCGATGGTGAGAAGTTGCGCATTTTCTGCAACAAGGGTCACGAACCCCAAATCGACCTGGTTGAATTGCCCGAGCTGGCGCTGCACGTGGGTGACACAGGCTCGGCCGGCCGGCATCGCGGTTCCACAGCCAATCCCGACGGCTGCCGCCCGCGGGACGACGACTTTGCCGCAGCTGTGGCGGCCAGCCTTAATCGCGAAGCGCAGATGAAAGCGTTCGAGCATTTGGTAGTGATTGCGGATCCGCGCACACTCGGCAAACTACGCAAGCACTTCCGGGCCCCTTTGAGGTCACGGCTGGTGGGTGAACTGGCCAAGGATCTCGCGAAACATTCCGCCAAAGCCATCCAGGACACGCTGGCGGCTGCCGGCGTCTCGCGCCCGATATTTCCAGACCTGCTTGAGCTCTTTCGGAGGACGCCTGAAGCGTCGCCTGGATCGCCAAAACGTGGCAGCCTGTGA
- a CDS encoding conjugal transfer protein, trbC has product MRLRHPLRQRAIAASALLLILANQAAAQSGGTLQPVQSTLTQLVSALTGPIATALATLAVIACGFFAWSGRLTWGIAGSVIFGIVLVFGSAQIVNFFQSAVGQ; this is encoded by the coding sequence ATGCGACTACGACACCCACTACGCCAGCGCGCGATCGCGGCCAGCGCACTTCTCCTGATTTTGGCCAATCAGGCGGCAGCCCAATCGGGCGGCACATTGCAGCCGGTACAATCGACGCTGACGCAACTGGTCTCCGCACTCACTGGACCGATCGCCACTGCGCTGGCGACGCTGGCCGTGATCGCCTGCGGCTTCTTCGCCTGGTCGGGCCGCCTCACCTGGGGCATCGCCGGCAGCGTGATCTTCGGCATCGTGCTCGTCTTCGGCTCGGCCCAGATCGTCAACTTCTTCCAGTCCGCCGTCGGACAGTGA
- a CDS encoding NAD-dependent epimerase/dehydratase, with product MKTKVLVMGGSGFVGSALVPALLDSGCNVTTLNRGSRLVRGAEQITMDRYDAAAMKAVTARFDVVIVKLLRWRGDADRL from the coding sequence ATGAAAACCAAAGTTCTTGTTATGGGCGGATCAGGATTTGTCGGTAGCGCCCTCGTACCGGCACTGCTTGATAGTGGCTGCAACGTAACCACACTCAATCGAGGTTCCCGGCTCGTTCGAGGGGCGGAACAGATCACGATGGACAGGTATGACGCCGCGGCCATGAAAGCGGTCACCGCGCGCTTTGATGTTGTGATCGTCAAGCTCCTACGATGGCGCGGCGACGCGGATCGCCTATGA
- a CDS encoding Lytic transglycosylase, catalytic codes for MRGMGICVGGALLASAVSALAQTVSAISPTMPMPVVVDDDGRVKPAAPSDRRVEIVGQPATGAPQSPCPGTVSMPTDVAKALVLRVATEEGFHPEFVQSVAKVESRYVSTALSQKGAYGLMQLTPDTAQRFKVDLCDPQANVRGGVRFLRALQERYRNPILILAAYNAGEDAIQKSRGVPPYPETVRFVADVMNDFYAWPDPAGSTLPPTRDSLASTPDLIEPPKNPAPPVAVEAERPAATEWSDGFVMHVQ; via the coding sequence ATGCGCGGCATGGGCATATGTGTTGGTGGCGCGCTATTGGCCAGCGCTGTTTCTGCCTTGGCGCAGACCGTTTCCGCTATTTCGCCCACGATGCCGATGCCCGTGGTCGTGGACGACGACGGGCGCGTCAAACCCGCCGCACCCTCGGATCGTCGAGTCGAGATCGTCGGGCAGCCCGCTACGGGTGCGCCGCAGTCCCCATGTCCAGGCACGGTGTCGATGCCGACGGATGTGGCGAAGGCGCTTGTGCTGCGGGTTGCCACCGAGGAAGGCTTCCATCCAGAATTTGTCCAATCGGTCGCCAAGGTCGAAAGCCGTTACGTTTCGACCGCGCTCTCGCAAAAGGGCGCCTATGGCCTGATGCAGCTGACTCCGGACACCGCGCAGCGGTTCAAGGTCGACCTGTGCGATCCGCAAGCCAATGTGCGCGGCGGCGTGCGTTTTCTGCGTGCGCTGCAAGAGCGCTACCGGAATCCAATCCTCATTTTGGCCGCCTACAACGCCGGCGAGGACGCCATCCAGAAAAGCCGGGGCGTACCGCCCTATCCGGAGACGGTGCGTTTTGTCGCCGACGTCATGAACGACTTCTATGCCTGGCCCGACCCGGCAGGCAGCACTCTGCCGCCCACGCGCGACAGCCTGGCAAGCACACCTGATCTGATCGAACCGCCCAAAAATCCCGCGCCGCCGGTTGCGGTTGAGGCCGAGCGACCCGCCGCGACCGAATGGAGCGACGGTTTCGTGATGCATGTCCAATGA
- a CDS encoding succinoglycan biosynthesis protein exoI-like, with protein MRGAAAALIGVVMATPAMAEPTAKGWFPVPSTAVYQTGDSWTDGGTTFRLYGVQSCLRGTSFTNAHGLKRDCGEASLAMLIALTRDLRPQCYDAAEAPQTRTIFVFCVATRATGAGAGSRIDLGTALISTGYAFAAVNPGGQPVHAPYFVAQLVAERAKVGLWAFADLPDPNVIILRTLRDSPPTSTSRPPATTGPPPR; from the coding sequence ATGCGCGGCGCAGCGGCAGCCCTCATCGGCGTGGTCATGGCTACACCGGCGATGGCTGAGCCGACGGCGAAAGGTTGGTTTCCGGTGCCGTCGACCGCCGTCTACCAGACTGGCGACAGCTGGACCGATGGCGGGACCACCTTTCGTCTGTATGGTGTGCAATCCTGCCTACGCGGCACAAGCTTCACCAATGCCCATGGTCTGAAGCGCGATTGCGGTGAAGCCTCGCTCGCCATGCTCATCGCGCTCACGCGGGATCTGCGGCCGCAATGCTACGACGCGGCGGAGGCGCCGCAGACCAGGACGATATTCGTCTTCTGTGTCGCGACACGCGCGACGGGCGCGGGTGCTGGATCACGCATCGATCTCGGCACCGCGCTGATCTCGACCGGCTATGCCTTCGCAGCGGTCAATCCGGGGGGGCAGCCGGTGCACGCGCCCTACTTCGTGGCGCAACTCGTTGCCGAGCGCGCCAAGGTTGGCCTCTGGGCGTTTGCCGATCTGCCAGATCCGAACGTGATTATCCTGCGCACCCTCAGGGACTCGCCCCCGACCTCAACATCCCGGCCCCCTGCAACAACCGGCCCTCCCCCGCGGTAG
- a CDS encoding branched-chain amino acid transport ATP-binding protein → MSLSYGFAKAKINGAPVLKSKPLGHETQYHLHVPLDVAGAAWDVAINVGTNDSDDLLQYKLVFDFEHPVIRTLAAAPAGRNELTDQNALPALDFMRSDLLSGTGRWRLSDPVDGSMEAEPVASMNRLLRQAAQNGWDVYVFGRFYAEGDGIHDTHMNQGSTGKQFAHRKGDDRNDHNDIWQDGAVLFATSADRWAGYFAAFEHQLVPTDALGNPTADSKPIE, encoded by the coding sequence GTGTCTCTCAGCTATGGCTTCGCGAAGGCAAAAATCAACGGCGCTCCGGTTCTCAAGTCAAAGCCGTTGGGCCACGAAACGCAGTACCATCTTCATGTTCCGCTCGATGTGGCAGGCGCTGCTTGGGATGTCGCCATCAATGTCGGGACCAACGACTCCGACGACCTATTGCAATATAAGCTGGTGTTCGATTTTGAGCACCCTGTTATCCGAACCTTGGCCGCAGCGCCGGCGGGACGGAACGAACTGACCGACCAGAATGCCTTGCCGGCGCTGGATTTCATGCGCTCCGACCTGCTTTCGGGGACCGGCCGCTGGCGTTTAAGCGATCCCGTGGACGGAAGCATGGAGGCAGAACCGGTGGCATCCATGAACCGGCTGCTTCGTCAGGCGGCGCAAAACGGCTGGGACGTCTATGTCTTTGGCCGCTTTTATGCCGAAGGCGATGGCATCCACGACACCCACATGAACCAAGGATCGACCGGCAAGCAATTTGCCCACCGCAAGGGCGACGATCGAAACGATCACAACGACATCTGGCAGGACGGGGCAGTGCTGTTTGCCACATCTGCCGACCGATGGGCGGGCTACTTCGCAGCATTCGAGCACCAGCTCGTGCCGACCGACGCGCTTGGAAATCCAACGGCCGATAGCAAGCCCATCGAGTAG
- a CDS encoding type IV secretory pathway, VirB3-like, with amino-acid sequence MDERQLEEPLITPLVKALTRAPTLMGVPYLYFMFNGVASSVCFLVSHNLLMLLVAIPLHLFGYVMTLRDDRIFEILFVKSTRCPPRSRAFWGADSYSA; translated from the coding sequence ATGGACGAACGCCAACTCGAGGAACCGCTGATTACACCGCTCGTCAAGGCCTTGACGCGCGCGCCGACGCTTATGGGCGTGCCTTACCTGTACTTCATGTTCAACGGCGTCGCCTCATCGGTTTGTTTTCTCGTCTCGCACAATCTCCTGATGCTGCTGGTCGCGATCCCGCTGCATCTCTTCGGCTATGTGATGACGCTGAGGGATGATCGGATCTTCGAAATCCTCTTCGTCAAATCGACCAGATGTCCACCACGCTCGCGTGCCTTCTGGGGCGCCGATAGCTATTCGGCATGA
- a CDS encoding Putative Phosphate acetyl/butyryltransferase, translating to MLGAQLPKVAARVCLATVRVGYAARTEGATACRTASRYRTAAKGWVTWPITLQHAS from the coding sequence GTGCTGGGCGCGCAGCTGCCGAAGGTCGCCGCACGTGTCTGCCTGGCGACTGTCCGCGTGGGTTACGCAGCACGGACAGAGGGTGCGACCGCCTGCAGGACCGCTAGTCGCTACCGCACCGCCGCGAAGGGGTGGGTGACATGGCCGATCACCCTACAGCATGCCTCTTGA
- a CDS encoding lipoprotein, whose translation MAGCAQPIATPAADATLLPATDPLYRPGRIQPGRLEYAPDRSTFAPVLTERFAYPTQPQANDAYRRLVVRAPGVLRPYPASIWLFGCKPGALDGQTARVTRYRGPVVHCATDFLDPSGHRVGRETANFYYYRSAWNMQTVYPPVTAVPWRTGEHSPTDRWWWVPGRSRYQ comes from the coding sequence TTGGCCGGGTGCGCCCAACCCATCGCGACGCCCGCCGCCGACGCGACGCTGCTGCCGGCGACGGATCCCTTGTATCGACCTGGACGGATCCAGCCTGGGCGGCTCGAATACGCCCCGGATCGTTCGACCTTCGCGCCGGTTCTGACGGAGCGCTTTGCCTATCCGACACAGCCGCAAGCCAACGACGCCTATCGTCGGCTAGTCGTCCGGGCGCCAGGCGTCTTGCGCCCCTATCCCGCCTCGATATGGCTCTTTGGCTGCAAGCCTGGCGCTCTTGACGGACAGACAGCGCGGGTGACGCGCTATCGCGGTCCAGTCGTCCACTGCGCCACGGATTTTCTCGACCCATCGGGGCACCGTGTCGGTCGCGAGACCGCGAACTTCTACTATTACCGTTCGGCCTGGAACATGCAGACGGTCTACCCACCCGTCACCGCCGTACCCTGGCGAACTGGAGAGCACTCGCCCACTGACAGGTGGTGGTGGGTGCCTGGCCGAAGCCGCTACCAATAG
- a CDS encoding NAD dependent epimerase/dehydratase family protein: MFILRPPYLYGPQNDSDRETFIWSRALSGGPVIVPGTGSALIALIQFLHVEDLAALFIYLLKSVPDISQIYNVAAPEIMTSYEWARRLAAIAGRDIELLRGAEVAPKERPRDYFPFRDTNCIVNPQKLFATTDGRPQFDWQKRFTATFESHATSDLIVASPTTAVETFALEGRMSG, encoded by the coding sequence TTGTTTATCTTGAGGCCGCCTTACCTCTATGGGCCACAAAACGACAGCGATCGCGAAACATTTATCTGGTCCCGGGCTCTGTCGGGCGGGCCGGTCATTGTCCCGGGGACAGGGAGCGCCTTGATTGCCTTGATCCAGTTCCTTCACGTTGAAGATTTGGCCGCGCTTTTCATCTACCTCCTCAAATCTGTGCCGGACATCTCGCAGATCTACAATGTCGCAGCGCCGGAGATCATGACAAGCTACGAGTGGGCCAGGCGGCTCGCAGCGATTGCAGGCCGGGACATTGAGCTTTTGCGGGGCGCCGAAGTCGCGCCAAAAGAACGCCCCCGGGATTACTTCCCGTTCCGGGACACGAATTGCATAGTAAACCCGCAGAAACTCTTCGCCACCACAGACGGGCGGCCGCAATTCGATTGGCAGAAGAGATTCACTGCAACCTTTGAAAGCCATGCGACCTCAGACCTGATCGTCGCCTCGCCGACAACCGCGGTCGAGACGTTCGCACTTGAAGGCAGAATGTCAGGATAA
- a CDS encoding MucR family transcriptional regulator, translating to MTEEAAKNTDTFIELTADVVSAYVSNNPVPMGDLPSLIGQVHAALRGTAAGGSAAKPEPIEPAVPIKKSVTPEYIISLEDGKKFKSLKRHLSTHYGLTPDEYRAKWGLPADYPMVAPNYAAARSALAKTIGLGRKPKEPEPSAPVKRSRKRVAA from the coding sequence ATGACAGAAGAAGCCGCCAAAAACACCGACACCTTCATAGAGCTCACAGCCGATGTGGTCTCGGCCTATGTCTCCAACAATCCGGTCCCGATGGGCGATCTTCCTAGCCTGATCGGCCAAGTGCATGCTGCCTTGAGAGGCACGGCCGCCGGCGGTTCCGCAGCAAAGCCGGAGCCTATCGAGCCTGCTGTGCCGATCAAGAAGTCCGTGACTCCGGAGTACATCATCTCCCTTGAGGATGGAAAGAAATTCAAGTCGCTAAAGCGCCACCTGTCGACCCATTATGGGCTGACCCCGGACGAATATCGCGCCAAATGGGGTCTGCCGGCGGATTATCCCATGGTGGCGCCGAACTACGCCGCGGCGCGCTCGGCATTGGCCAAGACGATCGGGCTAGGCCGCAAGCCGAAAGAGCCGGAACCGTCGGCGCCAGTGAAGCGGAGCCGCAAGAGGGTTGCAGCTTAA